One genomic region from Clostridium cylindrosporum DSM 605 encodes:
- a CDS encoding ABC transporter permease produces the protein MTSIAIRNLKIFFRDKSAIFFSLLSALIIIGLYALFLGDAITKDMKGIDNAEILINNWIMAGILAVTSITTTMGAFGTMVNDRSRKILKDFISSPIKRYELVGGYILSSFIIGVIMTFITLIIAEAYIYINDGELLSLVNTLKVIGLIIISVLSSSAMVFFMVSFFQSQNAFATASTVVGTLIGFLTGIYIPIGTLPEAVQFVVKVFPVSHSGALIRQVMMEDALVTSFAGAPSSYIDKFNLDMGVIYKFGDTTVSFTTSIIILIVTAVVFYILAILNMSRKIK, from the coding sequence ATGACTTCAATTGCTATAAGAAACTTAAAAATATTTTTTAGAGATAAAAGTGCCATATTCTTTTCATTACTTTCGGCATTGATTATCATAGGACTTTATGCACTATTCCTAGGTGACGCTATAACAAAGGATATGAAGGGAATTGATAATGCAGAGATTTTAATAAACAACTGGATAATGGCTGGGATACTTGCGGTAACATCTATCACAACTACTATGGGTGCATTTGGAACAATGGTTAATGATAGGTCTCGAAAAATATTAAAGGATTTTATATCTTCTCCGATCAAAAGATATGAACTCGTTGGAGGATATATATTAAGTTCATTTATTATAGGTGTTATTATGACTTTTATAACCCTTATAATTGCTGAAGCCTATATATATATTAACGATGGTGAGCTTCTTTCTCTAGTAAATACCCTCAAGGTAATTGGACTTATTATAATATCTGTTCTTTCAAGTAGTGCAATGGTATTTTTCATGGTTTCATTTTTCCAAAGTCAAAATGCATTTGCAACTGCAAGTACAGTAGTGGGAACATTAATAGGATTCCTAACAGGTATCTATATTCCTATTGGTACTCTTCCTGAAGCTGTTCAATTTGTAGTCAAAGTTTTTCCTGTTTCACACTCAGGTGCCCTAATTAGACAGGTTATGATGGAGGATGCCTTGGTTACCTCCTTTGCAGGAGCTCCTAGCAGCTACATTGATAAATTTAATCTTGATATGGGAGTTATATATAAGTTCGGTGATACTACTGTTAGTTTTACAACAAGTATAATTATTCTTATTGTTACTGCTGTAGTCTTTTATATACTTGCTATATTAAATATGTCTAGAAAAATTAAATAA
- a CDS encoding HAMP domain-containing sensor histidine kinase, translated as MNQNKISIKWRIFGYLASFVGILLILLWLFQTVFLDDFYKSIKTRSIKSYVNEIAEHVDDSKLSSKLENISRENDMSVLIVKESGEIIYNTDSNPKNMLNKMTGDDIYSLYKKAFNNGGSTFQLFSREELKTNPFENSTGEKYGSHDRGAPLSMIYAKLVNRDNGSQAMIIASSLITPINSTVETLRVQLIYISLILILLSIVLAIFISRKISKPIININESAKKLAHGNYDTEFTGTGYLEIEELNDTLNYTARELSKVEDLRRELIANISHDLRTPLTMITGYAEVMRDIPGENTPENVQIIIDEARHLSTLVSDILDISKMQSGTQGLNISKFNITEAIREILKRYGKLIEKEGYSIEFLYDSDVYVNADEVKISQVIYNLINNAITYTGEDKKVIVSQNISSNKVKIEIVDTGQGIEEDMINHIWDRYYKSNKVHKRASIGTGLGLSIVKAVLEMHGAMYGVISETGKGSNFWFQLNLE; from the coding sequence TGGATATTTAGCTTCATTTGTAGGGATTTTATTAATTCTTCTATGGCTTTTTCAAACTGTATTCCTTGATGATTTCTATAAGAGTATAAAAACTAGAAGCATAAAGTCCTATGTTAATGAGATTGCAGAACATGTAGATGATTCTAAGCTATCAAGTAAACTAGAAAATATATCTAGGGAAAATGACATGAGTGTACTTATTGTTAAGGAAAGCGGCGAAATCATCTATAATACAGATTCTAATCCTAAAAATATGTTAAATAAAATGACTGGAGACGATATATATAGTCTCTATAAAAAAGCATTTAATAATGGGGGAAGTACATTCCAGCTTTTTTCAAGGGAAGAACTTAAGACGAATCCATTTGAAAATTCTACAGGTGAAAAGTATGGGTCACATGACAGAGGTGCTCCATTGAGCATGATATATGCAAAGCTTGTTAATAGGGATAATGGGTCACAGGCTATGATTATAGCAAGTTCATTAATTACCCCTATTAACTCTACCGTAGAAACCCTAAGGGTACAGCTTATTTATATCAGTCTTATACTTATTCTGCTATCAATAGTTTTGGCGATTTTTATATCGAGAAAAATATCAAAGCCGATTATTAATATAAATGAATCTGCAAAGAAGCTCGCACATGGTAATTATGATACAGAATTCACCGGCACAGGATATCTTGAAATAGAGGAATTAAATGATACCTTAAATTATACTGCTAGGGAATTATCCAAGGTAGAGGATCTAAGGCGAGAACTTATAGCTAACATATCACATGATCTTCGAACTCCTCTTACTATGATCACTGGATATGCAGAGGTTATGAGGGATATTCCAGGTGAGAATACACCTGAAAATGTACAGATAATCATAGATGAAGCAAGGCATCTATCCACTCTAGTAAGTGATATACTGGACATATCAAAAATGCAGTCAGGTACTCAAGGGCTAAATATATCTAAGTTTAATATAACAGAAGCTATTCGTGAAATACTAAAAAGATACGGAAAACTCATTGAAAAGGAAGGGTATAGCATAGAGTTTTTATATGATAGTGATGTATATGTAAATGCAGACGAGGTGAAAATATCCCAGGTTATATATAACCTAATTAACAATGCTATAACCTACACAGGAGAAGATAAGAAAGTAATTGTTTCTCAGAATATATCTAGTAATAAAGTGAAAATAGAGATAGTAGATACAGGTCAGGGAATTGAAGAGGATATGATAAATCACATATGGGATAGATATTACAAATCAAATAAAGTCCATAAAAGAGCTAGCATAGGAACTGGACTTGGGCTTTCCATAGTTAAGGCAGTTCTTGAAATGCATGGAGCAATGTATGGAGTTATAAGTGAAACTGGGAAGGGAAGTAATTTCTGGTTTCAATTAAATTTAGAATAA
- a CDS encoding ABC transporter ATP-binding protein — protein MNKIIEVNKLKKSFKDVQAVKGLDFYVEAGGLFAFLGPNGAGKSTTIDIISTLLQPDSGNITIDGYTLGKDDDKIRSIIGIVFQDSLLDPLLTVRENISLRGRFYGLSKSELTLAVEKASTAAGVVEFLDRPYGKLSGGQRRRADIARALINTPKILFLDEPTTGLDPQTRQNVWETIEKLQRENGMTIFLTTHYMEEAANADYVIVIDNGLISAKGTPMELKINYSSDNLKIKPRDFNLLQSTLDSEKISYKIISDVFVIPLKSTLESIPIIKKLENNIDSFEVVSGSMDDVFINITGKEIRG, from the coding sequence TTGAATAAAATAATAGAGGTTAATAAACTAAAAAAATCTTTCAAAGATGTTCAAGCTGTAAAGGGTTTAGACTTTTACGTGGAAGCGGGAGGGCTTTTTGCATTTCTAGGCCCAAATGGTGCAGGAAAGTCTACTACCATTGATATTATCTCGACTTTATTACAGCCTGACAGTGGAAATATCACAATAGATGGCTATACCCTAGGTAAAGACGATGATAAGATACGATCTATAATCGGAATTGTATTTCAAGATAGCCTACTTGACCCTCTTCTTACTGTTAGAGAAAACATATCCTTAAGGGGTAGGTTCTATGGACTGTCTAAATCTGAACTAACCCTTGCAGTAGAGAAAGCATCAACTGCAGCTGGAGTAGTTGAATTTCTAGATAGACCCTACGGAAAATTATCTGGGGGACAAAGACGACGTGCTGACATTGCAAGAGCATTAATCAATACTCCTAAAATACTATTCCTAGATGAGCCAACAACAGGACTTGACCCTCAAACTAGACAAAATGTATGGGAAACAATCGAAAAACTTCAAAGAGAAAATGGAATGACTATTTTTCTAACTACCCATTACATGGAGGAGGCTGCAAATGCTGACTATGTAATAGTTATTGATAATGGGTTAATCTCAGCAAAGGGTACACCAATGGAGCTTAAGATTAACTACAGTTCAGATAATCTAAAGATAAAGCCTAGGGATTTTAATCTACTTCAAAGTACACTAGACTCTGAAAAAATATCATACAAAATTATTAGCGATGTATTTGTAATCCCATTAAAAAGCACATTGGAATCTATTCCAATCATAAAAAAATTAGAAAATAATATTGATAGCTTTGAAGTAGTTAGTGGGAGTATGGATGATGTGTTTATTAATATAACAGGAAAGGAGATTAGAGGATAA
- a CDS encoding LytTR family DNA-binding domain-containing protein: MKLIIDQSLENKELEITIKCNLIDPKLEKLISQIRLYFFSIVGRKDGESFPIQLEDVYYFESIDDKTFTYCEKTVYECDLKLYELENQLGDTSFIRISKSCILNTLKLKSVKALLNGKMEASLLNGEKQIINRHYVKAIKRKLNI; this comes from the coding sequence TTGAAACTTATAATTGATCAATCCCTTGAAAACAAAGAACTAGAAATCACAATAAAGTGTAATTTAATAGACCCAAAGCTAGAAAAATTAATTTCTCAAATACGTCTTTACTTTTTTTCTATTGTTGGAAGAAAAGATGGAGAAAGCTTCCCTATTCAATTAGAGGATGTATATTATTTTGAATCTATAGATGATAAAACATTTACTTATTGCGAAAAAACAGTGTATGAGTGTGACTTAAAACTTTATGAACTTGAAAATCAACTTGGTGATACTAGCTTTATCAGAATAAGCAAATCTTGTATATTAAATACACTTAAACTAAAAAGCGTTAAGGCACTTTTAAATGGAAAAATGGAAGCTAGTCTTTTAAATGGAGAAAAGCAAATAATAAATCGTCATTACGTAAAGGCGATTAAAAGAAAACTTAATATATAA
- a CDS encoding amidohydrolase — MTSILLRDGILYDLEKDKYDKKDILIVNGKIKEISDSLSDEYEDMEVIDLKEKLVFPGFIDCHTHLGIIEECTGKIGIDNNETSEPVTPHLNSIDAINPFDISFKDAIKSGVTCVMSGPGSNNVVGGRNVAIKTYGKIIDKMVVKNPVGFKVSLGENPLSTYGAKSKCPVTRMGTAALIRELFMKTEDYIDNKENGSIKERDIRLEAVIPVLKNQIPLRVHAHRADDIVTAVRIADEFNISKMVIEHGTEAHLVKSYLKERDIPVAFGPILTPRTKMELKSRKYSSIVELFEEGIKTAIITDHPYNSIECLRTVASVALAQGLSFNDTIKSITINAAEILTCQDRLGKVEAGYDADIVVYDGDPLDIKSKVELVIIDGKVVFKKD; from the coding sequence ATGACTTCTATCTTACTAAGAGATGGTATTTTGTATGATTTAGAAAAAGATAAATATGATAAAAAAGATATACTTATAGTTAACGGTAAAATAAAAGAAATAAGTGATAGCCTATCAGATGAGTATGAGGATATGGAAGTTATCGACTTAAAAGAGAAGCTTGTATTTCCTGGGTTTATTGATTGTCATACACATCTTGGTATTATAGAGGAGTGTACTGGGAAAATCGGTATTGATAATAATGAAACCTCTGAACCTGTTACACCTCATTTAAATAGTATAGACGCAATTAATCCCTTTGATATTTCATTTAAGGATGCAATAAAATCCGGTGTAACATGTGTTATGAGCGGTCCAGGAAGCAACAATGTTGTTGGAGGACGAAATGTAGCTATAAAAACCTATGGTAAAATTATAGATAAGATGGTAGTTAAAAATCCAGTAGGATTTAAAGTATCTCTTGGAGAGAATCCCTTAAGTACCTATGGTGCTAAATCTAAGTGTCCTGTAACAAGAATGGGGACTGCAGCCTTAATACGTGAGTTGTTTATGAAAACAGAGGACTACATAGATAATAAAGAAAATGGAAGCATCAAAGAAAGGGATATAAGACTAGAGGCTGTTATCCCAGTATTAAAGAATCAGATACCCCTTCGTGTTCACGCTCATAGGGCAGATGACATAGTAACAGCTGTAAGAATTGCAGATGAATTTAATATTAGCAAAATGGTTATTGAACATGGTACCGAAGCACATTTAGTAAAAAGCTATTTGAAAGAGAGAGATATACCCGTAGCCTTTGGACCAATTCTTACCCCAAGAACGAAGATGGAATTAAAGTCTAGAAAATATAGTTCAATTGTAGAACTTTTTGAAGAAGGTATCAAAACCGCAATAATAACAGATCATCCTTATAATTCAATAGAGTGTTTAAGAACAGTTGCCTCTGTAGCCTTAGCACAGGGATTATCATTTAACGATACAATAAAGTCAATCACAATAAATGCAGCAGAAATACTAACTTGCCAGGATAGGTTAGGAAAAGTAGAGGCGGGATATGATGCAGATATTGTAGTATATGATGGGGACCCACTTGATATAAAATCTAAAGTTGAACTTGTGATAATAGATGGTAAAGTAGTATTTAAAAAAGATTAA